CACCGTAACTCCGTTTCTCTGCACATCTTCAGGTAATTGCGGTAAAGCCCTAGCTACCCTATTTTGCACGTCAACGGCTGCTAAATCTTGATTTGTACCAGCTTCAAAAGTAGCGGTAATATTACTTGTGCCACTGTTACTACTACTAGAACTAAGATACCTTAAACCGGGTGTACCATTAATTTGTCGTTCTAAGACATTGGTAACGGCATTTTCGATAACTTCAGCACTAGCACCATTATAATTAGCGTTAATTTGTACTTGTATGGGGCTAATTTCGGGAAATTGTGCCACTGGTAAGTTGACTAAACTGATGCTACCTATCAGTAAAATAATCAGCCCACATACCGTGGAAAATACGGGACGTTTAATGAAAAAGTTAACCATAATAGTTTCGTTATGGGAATATGAAGGGAAAAATCACGATTAACTCTTAATTCTATATGATCAATCTCAAAATGGGGACATTTGATAAGATGTCCATAGAGTTGTTGCGGAATAAAGAAAAAAACACCTAAAAACTTTACTGAGTATAGGTTTTAGCACTCTAAAGTTTAAAATCGCTGTAACTATTACATAGCAATATTTTTAAGCATTTTAAGGCATTATTTCACAACAAGTCTAATTTTCTAGAAAAAAATCAGCGTCTCAGATTTGATTTACACTAAATAGATTATCTTGAGGAAGAATTGCTAAAGATTTTGACTGGCGCAAGGGTTTTGACTAGCACAGGGATTTTTACCAGCACAGGGATTTTTACCAGCGCAAGGGTTTTTACCAGCACAGGGATTTTTACCAGCACAGGGATTTTTACCAGCGCAAGGGTTTTTACCAGCACAGGGATTTTTACCAGCGCAAGGGTTTTGACTGGCACAGGGATTTTGACTGGCACAAGGGTTTTGACTGGCGCAGGGATTTTTTTCAGTTAATTCAACTCCTTGAGTCACTCCCATAACTTCTTCAGCCTTTACAGTTACAGAAGAAAAAGGTATTAAACCAGTGGTAATAATTGAAACCGCAGATAGAAAGGCAAAATATTTAACTCTATTCATAATCAATAACCTAATAAAAAACTCCATCAACTTTTAGTGTGAGTGATTAGACTGAGAAGAACATTAAAAAATCATAATAGATATAAATAAGTATCCTGAAGATAATTTTTATTTTTATATCAGTTGACTATGTTAAAAATAACTTCTTTATGAGAGAGTTATCATCTTAATTAACTCTAATTTAAGAAAAATTTTTTACACTAAGGATTAGACAAAAACAAAATAACTGAGGACGGTAATAATGAATAAAAAACTTATAATCTTATTTGCAATTTCTATTATTTTTGTAAGCATCAATAATATATTTTCTTTTTTCAATTTTTTATCACCAGCACAAGCCCAATCAGTGATAAATTTAACGCAAACCGGTTGTCAATTCATTGAAACAGAAGCTAAAAATTATGGTTATCAACCACAAAAAGCGGTTGATTGCCGTCAAATCAATCAAGATTCTCTTGCTGTCAGAGAAAAAGGTTTCAAACCAATAAATCTTAAAGCTGGTAAATATGTTTTCAAAGTTACCAATCAAAATGTTCCCTATGAATTAGGATTTTATCTCAGAGGGCAAGGGTTGAGTCAAGCAGTTTTACCAAGAGTATCGGGGGGAGGTTTAACGACTGGAAAAACTATTGAATATATCGCTGATTTAAAGAAAGGTAAATATTGGATTAGTTGTCCATTAAATCCTACTCCTGACTATCCACTTATTGTTAATTAATAATTTTATTGAAAGTGCTGTAAATTATAACTAAATTTAGTAAGAGATTCAAATCTCTTACTTTTTACTTTATCTTTTTTATATGAAAAACACCACAATTTATCAAAATAATGACTATTTAGTTAATAGTCAAGGAATGCTCATTGATTATAAATATGATGATTTTGTTTCAGTGATTAAACCTTATCGTTTATATCGTTTTTTGACTGATTTAGAAGATGTTATTAAGACAGAAGTTAATCAAGAAGAAATTATTAAATTATTAATTCCTAAAGTTAGAACTTTATTAATAGAATCAGAGTGGTTACAATTTGCTTATACCCCCGCCCATAATCAATTAGGATGGTCGGTAAATACTCTTTATGAAGAGCCTGACTATCCTATTACTATACAAATGGTGACATGGCTTCCTCAACAAAAATCCCCGATTCATAATCATGCTACATGGGGCATTGTGGCAATTATTTCGGGCGCTGAAAAAAATACTTTTTGGCATGAATCAAATGAAGAAAGTTCCCTTGATTATATGGGAGAAAAAATATTATTAGCTGGAGATATTCTTGGTTTTACGGATCAAATGATTCATCAGGTTGAAGTAATAGAAGATGAGCCGGTGATTAGTTTTAATGTTTATGGTATCACTAATTTTTCTCAACGTTTTGAGTTTGATTTAATCAATAAAACTAAGAAGCTTTTTTAAAAGTGTTACATCCCTCTAAATTCTCTTTTTACAAGAGGGTAGGGAAACAATATCATGACTTTTCAAACAGGTTATAAGATTGACTATTCGTTATAGTTTATAATAATAATCTGTTCATTAATTTTCTCTTCTTTTCGTTGTCCTGAAATTATGTTTAATTCTATTGATAAAGTAATTCCAGCGCCCTCCCAAGAGTCAGTATGGGATTATCCGCGTCCTCCCAAGTTAGAGCCTGTCAGTGCCAAAATAGAAGTTATTTATGATGATGTAATTATTGCCGATACCAGTGGCGGTTATCGGGTATTGGAAACTAGCCATCCCCCCGTGTACTATTTGCCCCCCGATGATATTAACATGGAGTTATTGCGGAGGGCGCCGGGTCAATCTTTTTGCGAGTGGAAAGGAGTTGCCCATTATTATGATGTAGTAGTGAAAGATGCAACTTTTAATAAAGTGGGGTGGTATTATCCCCAACCAACGGCAAAATTTGAGGAGATAGCTAATTATGTGGCATTTTATGCAGCGCCCTTCACCGGTTGCTATGTGAATGGGGAAAAAGTCACACCACAACCGGGCAATTTTTATGGCGGTTGGATTACTTCTAATATAGTTGGTCCTTTTAAAGGTGAGCCGGGTAGCTGGGGATGGTAAGCTACAAAGTATTTAATATATCTTGTTTACTAACTTTCTTATGACGCGCCACAGCGCTAATAATAGAATTTAAAGTGCCAACTCTGACGGGATTATGATTAGGGATACAAAGACGATGATGACTCGGCAGACTTGTTTCTAAAATAATATGACTACCTTTTTGATGAATCAAGTGATAACCCCAGTATTTTATCAAAATTTTAACTAATTCGTCGCCTTGTATATTTCTAGGTATTTTCATTGAATTACTAAAGTCTCGTCTTTCACTAAATGTAATTTCACAGTAGGAATAGATGGTTGATCAAAATAAAAACTTTTCACTGCTTCGGTGACATTTACTTTTAATTCTTCCCATGTCTCCCCCCCCGTAAAAATATCCTCGCTTAAACATTCTGCACAAAAACCGCCATCTTCTTCTTG
The sequence above is drawn from the Cyanobacterium sp. T60_A2020_053 genome and encodes:
- a CDS encoding cupin; the protein is MKNTTIYQNNDYLVNSQGMLIDYKYDDFVSVIKPYRLYRFLTDLEDVIKTEVNQEEIIKLLIPKVRTLLIESEWLQFAYTPAHNQLGWSVNTLYEEPDYPITIQMVTWLPQQKSPIHNHATWGIVAIISGAEKNTFWHESNEESSLDYMGEKILLAGDILGFTDQMIHQVEVIEDEPVISFNVYGITNFSQRFEFDLINKTKKLF
- a CDS encoding DUF427 domain-containing protein → MFNSIDKVIPAPSQESVWDYPRPPKLEPVSAKIEVIYDDVIIADTSGGYRVLETSHPPVYYLPPDDINMELLRRAPGQSFCEWKGVAHYYDVVVKDATFNKVGWYYPQPTAKFEEIANYVAFYAAPFTGCYVNGEKVTPQPGNFYGGWITSNIVGPFKGEPGSWGW
- a CDS encoding type II toxin-antitoxin system HicA family toxin; this translates as MKIPRNIQGDELVKILIKYWGYHLIHQKGSHIILETSLPSHHRLCIPNHNPVRVGTLNSIISAVARHKKVSKQDILNTL
- a CDS encoding 2-phospho-L-lactate guanylyltransferase; translated protein: MTNNIIFEVTQEEDGGFCAECLSEDIFTGGETWEELKVNVTEAVKSFYFDQPSIPTVKLHLVKDETLVIQ